The nucleotide sequence TTGTGTTCCACCGCCAGTAATGGAAACTTGCTTTCCAGCGTTGTGGCTTTTGCTGTGTTTCTCATAAGCCACTGGATTTAGGGGTGAACTTCAGATAGCGGTGTACAGCTTTGCGGCAGATGATATAACGGGGATGCTTTTTCTTTGCGCCCATCTTCATCAATCCGTGTTCGCCATACTTTCCGTTAAGCGCAAATGTTTTCCATACAATGAGCGATGCGCCGCCAGCCCCGATGAACAGACACAGATAAGAGTTTGCGCCTGCCATGTACATTATCATTACGAGGATAAGCACACCGAGCAAGCCCCCGGCGAAAATGAACAGGTATTGCGCTTTCAGTCCTTTGAACTCTACTGTTCTTCCAATGCCTTTGTTGATGTTGTAATTACTCATAGGGCATT is from Niabella beijingensis and encodes:
- a CDS encoding DUF4133 domain-containing protein, translating into MSNYNINKGIGRTVEFKGLKAQYLFIFAGGLLGVLILVMIMYMAGANSYLCLFIGAGGASLIVWKTFALNGKYGEHGLMKMGAKKKHPRYIICRKAVHRYLKFTPKSSGL